A genomic region of Pseudomonas abietaniphila contains the following coding sequences:
- the waaF gene encoding lipopolysaccharide heptosyltransferase II, translating to MRILIVGPSWVGDMVMAQTLFQCLKQRHPQCEIDVLAPEWSRPILERMPEVRKALSFPLGHGALELATRRRIGKSLKGQYDQAILLPNSLKSALVPFFAGVPKRTGWRGEFRYGLLNDVRILDKQQYPLMIERFMALAFEKGAEIPRPYPKPSLQIETASRDAALAKFGLSLDRPVLALCPGAEFGESKRWPSEHYAKVAEAKIREGWQVWLFGSKNDHPVGESIRERLIPGLREESVNLSGGTSLAEAIDLLSCADAVVSNDSGLMHVAAALNRPLVAVYGSTSPGFTPPLADHVEIVQLGIECSPCFERTCRFGHYNCLRLLEPDSVIQALSQLGGTPVEVA from the coding sequence ATGAGAATTCTGATCGTAGGGCCCAGCTGGGTCGGTGACATGGTGATGGCGCAAACGCTGTTCCAGTGCCTGAAACAGCGTCACCCGCAATGCGAAATCGATGTGCTGGCGCCCGAGTGGAGCCGGCCGATCCTTGAGCGTATGCCCGAGGTGCGCAAGGCCTTGAGCTTCCCGCTCGGCCACGGCGCGCTCGAACTGGCGACCCGTCGTCGCATCGGTAAATCCCTGAAGGGCCAATACGATCAGGCGATCCTGCTGCCGAACTCGTTGAAGTCGGCGTTGGTCCCGTTCTTCGCCGGCGTCCCGAAACGCACGGGCTGGCGTGGCGAATTTCGTTACGGCCTGCTCAACGACGTGCGCATCCTCGACAAGCAGCAATACCCGCTGATGATCGAGCGGTTCATGGCGCTGGCCTTTGAGAAAGGCGCCGAGATCCCGCGCCCGTATCCCAAGCCGAGCCTTCAGATCGAAACCGCCAGCCGCGATGCCGCGCTGGCCAAGTTCGGTCTGAGCCTGGATCGCCCGGTATTGGCGCTCTGCCCAGGCGCAGAGTTTGGCGAGTCCAAGCGCTGGCCTTCCGAACATTACGCCAAAGTCGCCGAAGCGAAGATTCGCGAAGGCTGGCAGGTCTGGCTGTTCGGCTCCAAGAACGATCATCCCGTGGGTGAAAGCATTCGCGAGCGGCTGATTCCCGGCCTGCGGGAAGAGTCGGTCAACCTCAGTGGCGGCACCTCGCTGGCTGAAGCCATTGACCTGCTGTCCTGCGCCGACGCGGTCGTGTCGAACGACTCCGGCCTGATGCACGTGGCCGCTGCGCTGAATCGCCCGCTGGTGGCAGTGTACGGTTCGACCTCGCCGGGCTTTACGCCGCCGCTGGCCGATCATGTGGAGATCGTTCAATTGGGCATCGAATGCAGTCCCTGCTTCGAGCGCACTTGCCGTTTCGGTCACTACAACTGCCTGCGCCTGCTGGAACCGGACTCGGTGATCCAGGCCCTGAGCCAGTTGGGCGGCACCCCGGTAGAGGTTGCCTGA